From a region of the Nocardioides ginsengisegetis genome:
- a CDS encoding cutinase family protein codes for MSATLWLRAATLVALMLGTLGLTPAGVAATTPTVGTSGTATDTSCAQVIVYVVRGSGEAPQPGDADGLDDPGSYADTWDAFDPVDPDTGGSSIDAGDLLDLTSEGKPTVPTRTPFLYDLVEKIHERVGGQVRLSWSPVRYRAIPATIKEAPLWLIGGYGASVSSGVRQLHHDLERQWELCGTRTRYVLAGYSQGADVVTSYLRGRIVTQTVGTAVTRAFLAPSAKIAGQIAAVALIADPNHDPQDAESYSDVDKRLAQTRGLKGIFRGVPRTLAGITDSFCIAGDLVCGQGTIPSDSSRGIPIHSSAYRDFVRHPVSCAVGDETISDESAITCMADRVVWRLGVRNLVLHPPGEAESAPGLAGRDVAFFIDTTGSMSDDIDAARRFAENQAGRIVALDGRVALVQYRDSVDTTPVEIVTPFTSDMAQFQDGLSTLYADGGGDDPEGLLHALMTGMNQLSWQYGASKAAVILTDADFHEPDLTGGETIAQVERRSLQIDPINIFPVVDGGRGYFELARRTSGQVILNHDGRTEEALGTALDTIADRPTALLTNGTYVAAAGRSIHFDASASSAVVGSIREFRWDFDGDGTTDDVTTSPTVDHTYPPGYSGLMQVLVVDDQGRGSNASAAVLVDETPVPGLVPRVPGATSMTADARIADDHVRLAVSWSSGAAEPERWVVSVDGDPVDVLPGSARETHDEVLFQKDPWRVTVTPMDADGNYGPSVSARLAPLTALPAWYARPLVWSSAGGGFAIALVLLLWLPRRGRPLVGPQMEVP; via the coding sequence GTGTCCGCGACGTTGTGGCTCCGTGCCGCCACGCTGGTCGCGCTCATGCTCGGCACCCTCGGCCTGACGCCGGCGGGCGTCGCCGCCACGACCCCGACCGTCGGGACCTCCGGTACGGCCACGGACACCTCCTGTGCGCAGGTCATCGTCTACGTCGTTCGCGGGTCGGGCGAGGCCCCGCAACCCGGGGATGCTGACGGCCTCGACGACCCGGGCAGCTACGCCGACACGTGGGACGCCTTCGACCCGGTGGACCCCGACACCGGAGGGTCGAGCATCGACGCCGGGGACCTGTTGGACCTCACCAGCGAGGGCAAGCCGACCGTGCCGACCCGGACACCCTTCCTCTACGACCTCGTCGAGAAGATCCACGAGCGCGTGGGCGGCCAGGTTCGCCTGAGCTGGAGCCCGGTTCGCTACCGCGCCATCCCGGCGACGATCAAGGAGGCGCCGCTGTGGCTGATCGGCGGGTACGGGGCTTCGGTCTCGTCAGGGGTCCGCCAACTCCACCACGACCTCGAGCGTCAGTGGGAACTGTGTGGAACCCGTACGCGCTACGTCCTCGCCGGCTACTCCCAGGGCGCGGATGTGGTCACGTCGTACCTGCGCGGCAGGATCGTCACCCAGACGGTCGGCACCGCTGTCACCAGGGCCTTCCTCGCCCCCTCGGCCAAGATCGCAGGACAGATCGCCGCTGTTGCACTGATCGCCGACCCCAACCACGACCCCCAGGACGCGGAGTCCTACTCGGACGTCGACAAGCGTCTCGCCCAGACACGAGGGCTGAAGGGCATCTTCCGCGGGGTGCCGCGAACCCTGGCGGGCATCACCGACTCGTTCTGCATCGCCGGTGACCTCGTCTGCGGACAAGGGACCATCCCTTCCGATTCCTCGCGCGGGATTCCCATCCACAGCTCCGCCTACCGCGACTTCGTCCGCCACCCCGTCTCGTGTGCGGTCGGCGATGAGACGATCTCGGACGAGTCGGCCATCACCTGCATGGCGGACCGGGTCGTCTGGCGTCTGGGCGTGCGGAACCTGGTGCTGCACCCGCCGGGCGAGGCCGAATCCGCGCCCGGCCTCGCCGGGCGAGACGTCGCCTTCTTCATCGACACCACCGGTTCCATGTCCGACGACATCGACGCCGCGCGCAGGTTTGCCGAGAACCAGGCCGGCCGGATCGTGGCCCTGGACGGCCGCGTCGCCCTGGTGCAGTACCGCGACTCCGTCGACACGACCCCGGTCGAGATCGTGACTCCCTTCACCTCGGACATGGCGCAGTTCCAGGACGGCCTGTCCACGCTCTATGCCGACGGCGGCGGCGACGACCCGGAGGGGCTGCTCCACGCCCTCATGACCGGGATGAACCAGCTGAGTTGGCAGTACGGCGCCTCCAAGGCAGCGGTGATCCTGACCGACGCCGATTTCCACGAGCCGGACCTGACCGGCGGAGAGACGATCGCGCAGGTCGAGCGTCGCTCGCTCCAGATCGACCCGATCAACATCTTCCCTGTCGTCGACGGCGGGCGAGGCTACTTCGAGCTCGCCCGGCGTACCTCGGGGCAGGTCATCCTCAACCACGACGGCCGCACGGAGGAGGCGCTCGGGACCGCCCTCGACACCATCGCGGATCGCCCCACCGCCCTGCTCACCAACGGCACGTACGTCGCGGCCGCCGGCCGCAGCATCCACTTCGACGCATCGGCGTCGAGTGCCGTGGTCGGGAGCATCCGGGAGTTCCGCTGGGACTTCGACGGTGACGGCACCACCGACGACGTGACGACGTCGCCCACCGTCGACCACACCTACCCGCCCGGCTACTCCGGCCTCATGCAGGTCCTCGTCGTGGACGACCAGGGCCGAGGAAGCAACGCGTCCGCTGCAGTCCTGGTCGACGAGACGCCGGTGCCGGGCCTCGTTCCCCGCGTGCCGGGCGCCACGTCGATGACCGCCGACGCGAGGATCGCCGACGACCACGTCAGGCTCGCGGTCAGCTGGAGCAGCGGCGCGGCCGAGCCCGAGCGCTGGGTCGTCAGCGTCGACGGGGACCCCGTCGACGTCCTGCCCGGCAGCGCGCGCGAAACGCACGACGAGGTGCTCTTCCAGAAGGATCCGTGGCGCGTCACGGTCACCCCGATGGACGCCGATGGCAACTACGGGCCGAGCGTGAGCGCCCGGCTCGCCCCGTTGACGGCCCTGCCGGCGTGGTACGCCCGCCCTCTTGTCTGGAGCTCGGCCGGCGGCGGCTTCGCGATCGCCCTCGTCCTGCTGCTGTGGCTCCCGCGCCGAGGCCGCCCTTTGGTGGGTCCCCAGATGGAGGTGCCGTGA
- a CDS encoding GDSL-type esterase/lipase family protein, producing MHSRTSNRATLVTLATAVAVVVVGVLAAVTWWPGGTDDEQEGPVETVFMGDSITWADSTSVTGTPGEGSWVRWAVSGPRSPWRFEADVAVPGQTLGEMEERFERDVLARRPEAVVIMGGTNDVLRQLPLEVSVESLRRMAEAARDAGARVWIIGPPPIGAVWGRSVAPLAAAAEQVAADTGATYVPVAGLTGPTGEWLEGLSWDGVHPTEAGARALADAILSALD from the coding sequence GTGCATTCTCGTACGTCGAACCGCGCCACGCTGGTCACCCTGGCCACAGCCGTGGCGGTCGTCGTCGTGGGCGTGCTGGCGGCGGTCACGTGGTGGCCGGGAGGGACGGACGACGAGCAGGAGGGGCCCGTGGAGACGGTGTTCATGGGGGACTCGATCACGTGGGCGGACTCGACGTCGGTGACCGGGACGCCCGGCGAGGGGTCGTGGGTGCGCTGGGCAGTGAGCGGCCCGCGGTCGCCGTGGCGGTTCGAGGCGGACGTTGCCGTGCCCGGCCAGACCCTGGGCGAGATGGAGGAGCGCTTCGAGCGCGACGTGCTCGCCCGCCGGCCGGAGGCCGTGGTGATCATGGGCGGCACCAACGACGTGCTCCGTCAGCTGCCGCTGGAGGTGTCGGTGGAGAGCCTGCGGCGGATGGCCGAGGCCGCGCGGGACGCCGGCGCCCGGGTGTGGATCATCGGGCCGCCGCCGATCGGTGCGGTCTGGGGCCGGTCGGTCGCGCCGCTGGCCGCGGCCGCCGAGCAGGTCGCTGCGGACACGGGAGCGACGTACGTGCCGGTGGCGGGGCTGACCGGGCCGACCGGGGAGTGGCTCGAGGGGCTGTCGTGGGACGGCGTGCACCCGACCGAGGCTGGCGCGCGGGCGCTGGCCGACGCGATCCTGTCGGCCCTGGACTGA
- a CDS encoding DsrE family protein yields MPRPLVIKVTCGDEDAERCNQAFTVAATAAAAGAEVSLWLTGEAAWLGVPGRAEAFALPLATPLAELRDVVLQTGTLTVCTQCAGRRGIGPDDVLEGVRVAGAAVFAEEILRPDAQALVY; encoded by the coding sequence ATGCCCCGTCCCCTCGTCATCAAGGTCACCTGCGGCGACGAGGACGCCGAGCGCTGCAACCAGGCGTTCACCGTCGCCGCGACCGCCGCGGCCGCCGGCGCCGAGGTCTCCCTCTGGCTCACCGGCGAGGCGGCCTGGCTGGGGGTCCCGGGCCGCGCCGAGGCCTTCGCGCTCCCGCTGGCCACCCCGCTCGCCGAGCTCCGCGACGTCGTCCTGCAGACGGGGACGCTCACCGTCTGCACCCAGTGCGCCGGCCGCCGCGGCATCGGGCCCGACGACGTCCTGGAGGGGGTGCGGGTCGCCGGGGCCGCGGTGTTCGCGGAGGAGATCCTCCGGCCGGACGCGCAGGCGTTGGTGTACTAG
- a CDS encoding FABP family protein codes for MPFELPENLHPDCGPAAWLLGTWRGNGHGDYPTIEPYQFSQELIFTHDGRPFFHYMARAWIIDEAGEKVRDGAIETGFLRCRPEGKVELLLTHNTGFVEIYYGTAEGGKLDLTTDAVVRTETAKEYVAGKRLYGNVEGDLLYAYDMAAMGEALQPHTWARLQRG; via the coding sequence ATGCCTTTCGAGCTTCCCGAGAACCTGCACCCCGACTGCGGACCTGCGGCCTGGCTGCTCGGCACCTGGCGGGGCAACGGGCACGGCGACTACCCGACGATCGAGCCCTACCAGTTCAGCCAGGAGCTCATCTTCACCCACGACGGGCGGCCGTTCTTCCACTACATGGCGCGCGCGTGGATCATCGACGAGGCCGGCGAGAAGGTCCGTGACGGCGCGATCGAGACCGGCTTCCTGCGCTGCCGCCCCGAGGGCAAGGTGGAGCTGCTGCTGACCCACAACACCGGTTTCGTGGAGATCTACTACGGCACGGCCGAGGGCGGGAAGCTCGACCTGACCACCGACGCGGTGGTCCGCACCGAGACCGCCAAGGAGTACGTCGCCGGCAAGCGCCTCTACGGCAACGTCGAGGGCGACCTGCTCTACGCCTACGACATGGCCGCCATGGGCGAGGCCCTCCAGCCGCACACCTGGGCTCGTCTGCAGCGAGGCTGA
- a CDS encoding transcriptional repressor, with product MAEEDFRDKLRGSGKRLTPQRELILRAVNELGHATPDEVLARVREDSAAVNVSTVYRTLEVLEELGLVRHAHLSDRAPTYHSVTDHEHFHLVCRNCHRVVSVGPDVIAPFLERLRADHGFVADVGHLTVFGHCEECTTDAQPPA from the coding sequence GTGGCCGAGGAGGACTTCCGCGACAAGCTCCGGGGGAGCGGCAAGCGGCTGACCCCGCAGCGCGAGCTGATCCTGCGCGCGGTCAACGAGCTCGGCCACGCCACCCCCGACGAGGTGCTGGCGCGGGTGCGCGAGGACTCCGCGGCGGTCAACGTCTCCACCGTCTACCGGACGCTGGAGGTGCTCGAGGAGCTCGGCCTGGTCCGGCACGCGCACCTGTCCGACCGCGCTCCGACGTACCACTCGGTCACCGACCACGAGCACTTCCACCTCGTCTGCCGGAATTGCCACCGCGTCGTCTCGGTTGGACCAGATGTGATCGCGCCGTTCCTGGAGCGGCTCCGCGCGGACCACGGGTTCGTCGCGGACGTCGGTCACCTGACCGTGTTCGGCCATTGCGAGGAGTGCACCACTGATGCCCAGCCCCCTGCTTGA
- a CDS encoding YgfZ/GcvT domain-containing protein — translation MPSPLLDLPGAVAAEGIDAGVAAHYGSLYGEQHTLERGEGFVDLSHRDVLRIAGPDRLTWLHSLTSQHLSSLAPDTWTGALILSPQGHVEHAFFGYDDGESFLAHTEPGAAAVLIAFLERMKFMMRVEVTDETPALAVMWRPSAPHTYEFVPRESLASYAAAAGPACGFWAFEALRIARGEPRLGLDTDHRTIPNEAGWIPSAVHLDKGCYRGQETVARVHTLGRPPRRLTLLHLDGSENRLPVRGSEVLLGEKAVGFVGTSARHHELGPIALAMLKRNVDVAAQLSVDGLPAGQEVLVDPDVGLHVRPNLRG, via the coding sequence ATGCCCAGCCCCCTGCTTGACCTGCCCGGCGCCGTTGCGGCCGAGGGCATCGACGCGGGCGTGGCCGCGCACTACGGCTCGCTCTACGGCGAGCAGCACACCCTCGAGCGCGGCGAGGGGTTCGTCGACCTCTCCCACCGCGACGTGCTCCGCATCGCCGGCCCCGACCGGCTGACCTGGCTGCACTCGCTGACCTCGCAGCACCTCTCGTCGCTGGCTCCCGACACCTGGACCGGCGCGCTGATCCTGTCGCCGCAGGGCCACGTCGAGCACGCGTTCTTCGGGTACGACGACGGCGAGTCGTTCCTCGCGCACACCGAGCCCGGCGCGGCCGCGGTGCTCATCGCGTTCCTCGAGCGGATGAAGTTCATGATGCGCGTCGAGGTCACCGACGAGACCCCCGCGCTGGCCGTGATGTGGCGCCCATCGGCCCCGCACACCTACGAGTTCGTGCCGCGCGAGTCGCTGGCGTCGTACGCCGCGGCGGCCGGTCCGGCCTGCGGCTTCTGGGCCTTCGAGGCGCTGCGGATCGCGCGCGGCGAGCCGCGCCTGGGCCTGGACACCGACCACCGCACGATCCCCAACGAGGCCGGCTGGATCCCGTCGGCGGTGCACCTCGACAAGGGCTGTTACCGCGGTCAGGAGACCGTCGCGCGGGTGCACACGCTGGGCCGGCCGCCGCGGCGGCTGACGCTGCTGCACCTCGACGGGTCGGAGAACCGGCTGCCGGTGCGCGGCTCCGAGGTGCTGCTGGGGGAGAAGGCGGTCGGCTTCGTCGGCACCTCCGCCCGGCACCACGAGCTCGGCCCGATCGCGCTGGCGATGCTCAAGCGCAACGTCGACGTGGCCGCGCAGCTGTCGGTCGACGGGCTGCCGGCCGGCCAGGAGGTCCTGGTCGATCCCGACGTGGGCCTGCACGTGCGCCCCAACCTCCGCGGCTGA
- the mshD gene encoding mycothiol synthase, producing the protein MHVTEIASAAEAADGTSPLDEATLLTLAHHPERVRTWTRDGGFALVIGDELTLVVHPDHRNHRIGTALLDDVLADTTTALSAWSHTDHPAAARLARSHGFENVRALWVMRRDLTGPLPEMDVPDGIEIRGFRPGDEDEVVRVNAAAFVDHPEQGAMDRANLAQRMAQPWFDPEGLLLATRQGNDHTLLGLHWTKHHPDAFGEVYVVGIDPAAQGGGLGKVLTLAGLHHLKQRGATEVILYVESDNAPAIAVYSRLGFGHSASDTHVMYRRAL; encoded by the coding sequence GTGCACGTCACGGAGATCGCGTCGGCCGCCGAAGCCGCAGACGGTACGTCGCCCCTCGATGAGGCGACGCTCCTGACGCTGGCCCACCACCCGGAGCGAGTCCGGACGTGGACGCGGGACGGCGGGTTCGCGCTGGTGATCGGCGACGAGCTGACCCTGGTCGTCCACCCGGACCACCGCAACCACCGCATCGGCACGGCCCTGCTCGACGACGTACTGGCGGACACCACGACAGCGCTCAGCGCCTGGTCCCACACCGACCACCCGGCCGCGGCGCGGCTGGCCCGAAGCCACGGCTTCGAGAACGTCCGCGCGCTGTGGGTGATGCGCCGCGACCTGACCGGCCCCCTGCCGGAGATGGACGTCCCCGACGGTATCGAGATCCGCGGCTTCCGTCCCGGCGACGAGGACGAGGTGGTGCGCGTCAACGCGGCGGCGTTCGTCGACCACCCCGAGCAGGGCGCGATGGACCGGGCCAACCTCGCGCAGCGGATGGCACAGCCGTGGTTCGACCCCGAGGGCCTCCTCCTCGCCACCAGGCAGGGCAATGACCACACGCTGCTCGGGCTGCACTGGACCAAGCACCACCCGGACGCCTTCGGCGAGGTGTACGTCGTGGGCATCGACCCGGCCGCGCAGGGCGGCGGGCTCGGCAAGGTGCTCACGCTGGCCGGCCTGCACCACCTGAAGCAGCGGGGCGCGACCGAGGTGATCCTCTACGTCGAGTCCGACAACGCCCCCGCGATCGCGGTCTACAGCCGCCTGGGTTTTGGTCATTCTGCGAGCGACACCCATGTGATGTACCGCCGCGCCCTTTAA
- the dtd gene encoding D-aminoacyl-tRNA deacylase, with product MRAVVQRVLAASVTVDGKIVGAFEEPGLLVYLGVTHDDGAAEIAWMARKIWETRLLREEQSASDVGAPVLVVSQFTLYGDARKGRRPTWQAAAPGPVSEPAYDAVCSALVELGARVERGVFGADMQVASVNDGPITLILER from the coding sequence TTGCGAGCGGTGGTCCAGCGAGTTCTTGCGGCATCGGTGACGGTCGACGGGAAGATCGTCGGCGCGTTCGAGGAGCCGGGGCTGCTCGTCTACCTCGGCGTCACGCACGACGACGGCGCGGCGGAGATCGCCTGGATGGCGCGCAAGATCTGGGAGACCCGCCTGCTGCGCGAGGAGCAGTCCGCCTCCGACGTGGGGGCGCCGGTGCTGGTGGTCAGCCAGTTCACGCTGTACGGCGACGCCCGCAAGGGCCGGCGTCCCACCTGGCAGGCCGCGGCGCCCGGCCCGGTGAGCGAGCCGGCGTACGACGCGGTGTGCTCGGCCCTCGTGGAGCTCGGTGCGCGGGTCGAGCGTGGCGTCTTCGGGGCGGACATGCAGGTCGCGTCGGTCAACGACGGGCCGATCACCCTGATCCTGGAGCGGTAG
- a CDS encoding 3-keto-5-aminohexanoate cleavage protein produces the protein MTAVPADRILITVAPTGAETAKADCPQLPTTLEELVATAQECQAAGAAMIHVHIRDDDHRPTLDLGRLTATVEALHEATDLVVQLSTGGSVHDPLEDRLKVLDAKPDSCSLTMGTTNFGDDVFSNPWPFVCELYQLSQEREVVPEFELFDLGQVHALRRLIDRYGLPYGGRVHCDLVMGVPGGMDGTADSLVAAVASMPPEVTSWSATGIGRSTLAVALAALSKGGHLRVGMEDVLTISRGLPVESNAQLVERAVALAALAQRTPATPAEARAMLGLA, from the coding sequence GTGACCGCCGTGCCCGCCGACCGCATCCTGATCACCGTCGCCCCCACGGGCGCCGAGACCGCCAAGGCCGACTGCCCGCAGCTGCCGACCACGCTCGAGGAGCTGGTCGCCACCGCGCAGGAGTGCCAGGCCGCGGGCGCCGCGATGATCCACGTGCACATCCGCGACGACGACCACCGCCCCACGCTCGACCTCGGCCGGCTCACCGCGACCGTCGAGGCGCTGCATGAGGCCACCGACCTGGTCGTCCAGCTCTCCACCGGCGGCTCGGTCCACGACCCGCTCGAGGACCGCCTCAAGGTGCTCGACGCCAAGCCCGACTCGTGCAGCCTGACGATGGGCACCACCAACTTCGGCGACGACGTCTTCTCCAACCCGTGGCCGTTCGTGTGCGAGCTCTACCAGCTCAGCCAGGAGCGCGAGGTGGTGCCGGAGTTCGAGCTGTTCGACCTCGGGCAGGTGCACGCGCTGCGGCGACTGATCGACCGCTACGGCCTGCCGTACGGCGGCCGCGTGCACTGCGACCTCGTCATGGGCGTGCCGGGCGGCATGGACGGCACCGCCGACTCGCTGGTCGCGGCCGTCGCCTCGATGCCGCCCGAGGTGACCTCCTGGTCGGCCACCGGCATCGGCCGCTCCACCCTCGCCGTGGCGCTCGCCGCGCTCTCCAAGGGCGGCCACCTGCGCGTCGGCATGGAGGACGTGCTGACCATCAGCCGCGGCCTGCCCGTCGAGAGCAACGCCCAGCTCGTCGAGCGGGCCGTGGCGCTGGCCGCGCTCGCCCAGCGCACCCCCGCGACCCCCGCCGAGGCGCGGGCGATGCTGGGACTGGCCTGA
- a CDS encoding ATP-binding protein produces MSRPLRPLHGYTRRIVDDELDELLSGLSAVSLEGPKGVGKTATAQVRAGSTHRLDAPTELQLIQADPGRLLTGAEPILIDEWQHYPSSWDLVRRAVDDGPTPARFLLTGSASPTGAPTHTGAARIVPVRMRPLSLAERGMPPEVSLAELLTGDRPAVSGSTDIGLGDYVDEILAGGFPGLRGLPARALRAQLDGYLQRVIDREFPEQGMTLRHPDTLRAWLRAYAAATSTTASYEAIRDAATPGVGNKPAKSTTLPWRDVLTRLWLLDPVPAWLPTSNRFKELASTEKHQLADPALAARLLNVTADKLLAGDAVGPRIARGGTLLGALFEGLVALNLRVYAQAAEAEVRHLRTHRGEHEIDFIVAGSDGGVVALEVKLSATVHEDDLTHLNWLAAILGDDLRDAVLVNTGTHAYRRTDGIAVVPASLLGP; encoded by the coding sequence GTGAGCCGCCCCCTGCGCCCCCTGCACGGCTACACACGTCGCATCGTCGACGACGAGCTGGACGAGCTGTTGTCCGGTCTGTCGGCGGTCAGCCTCGAGGGGCCCAAGGGCGTCGGGAAGACGGCAACGGCACAGGTCAGAGCGGGCTCGACCCACCGTCTGGACGCACCCACGGAGCTGCAGCTCATCCAGGCCGACCCCGGACGGCTCCTGACCGGCGCCGAGCCCATCCTGATCGATGAGTGGCAGCACTACCCGTCGAGCTGGGACCTGGTGCGCCGAGCCGTGGACGACGGCCCCACTCCCGCACGCTTTCTCCTGACCGGCTCCGCATCACCGACCGGAGCGCCCACGCACACCGGGGCCGCCCGCATCGTGCCCGTCAGGATGCGACCCCTGTCCCTCGCCGAACGCGGGATGCCGCCGGAGGTGAGCCTGGCCGAGCTCCTCACGGGCGATCGTCCCGCCGTCTCCGGAAGCACGGACATCGGACTGGGCGACTACGTGGACGAGATCCTCGCGGGGGGCTTCCCCGGGCTTCGCGGACTGCCGGCACGAGCGCTGCGTGCCCAGCTCGACGGCTATCTTCAGCGCGTCATCGATCGAGAGTTCCCCGAGCAGGGGATGACGTTGAGACACCCGGACACGCTGCGCGCATGGCTGCGTGCCTACGCCGCCGCCACGTCCACCACCGCGAGCTACGAGGCGATCCGCGACGCCGCGACACCGGGAGTGGGCAACAAGCCCGCCAAGAGCACGACCCTCCCGTGGCGCGATGTCCTCACCCGGCTGTGGCTCCTCGACCCGGTGCCCGCCTGGCTCCCCACCAGCAACAGGTTCAAGGAGCTCGCGTCCACCGAGAAGCACCAGCTGGCCGATCCGGCACTGGCCGCGCGTCTCCTGAACGTCACGGCCGACAAGCTTCTCGCCGGCGACGCCGTCGGCCCACGAATCGCCCGTGGGGGAACGCTCCTCGGCGCCCTGTTCGAGGGCCTGGTGGCCCTGAACCTGCGGGTGTACGCCCAGGCAGCCGAGGCGGAGGTCCGTCACCTCCGCACCCACCGTGGAGAGCACGAGATCGACTTCATCGTGGCCGGCAGCGACGGAGGCGTGGTCGCGCTCGAGGTCAAGCTCTCCGCAACGGTTCACGAGGACGATCTGACCCACCTGAACTGGCTGGCGGCAATCCTGGGCGACGACCTCCGCGACGCCGTCCTCGTCAACACGGGGACACACGCCTACCGACGCACCGACGGCATCGCCGTCGTCCCCGCCTCCCTGCTCGGCCCCTGA
- a CDS encoding response regulator transcription factor, protein MSTLLLLTSALQPSAEVLPGLALLGHQVKILPSEGSALLEAPESDLLLVDGRQELAHARDLCRLIRTTGTDVPVLLIVTEGGLAVVTHDWGMDDVVLHTCGPAELEARIKLAIGRLNARRDADDPESHVIRSGEVVVDEATYTAKIGGRPLDLTFKEFELLKFLAQHPGRVFSRQQLLQEVWGYDYFGGTRTVDVHVRRLRAKLGPENETLIGTVRNVGYRFVLPAKEAAAKADAATPARAELDA, encoded by the coding sequence GTGAGCACCCTGCTGCTTCTCACGAGCGCCCTCCAGCCGTCCGCCGAGGTGCTTCCCGGTCTGGCGCTCCTGGGCCACCAGGTCAAGATCCTCCCGTCCGAGGGCAGCGCGCTGCTCGAGGCCCCCGAGTCCGACCTGCTGCTGGTCGACGGCCGCCAGGAGCTCGCCCACGCGCGCGACCTGTGCCGCCTGATCCGCACCACCGGCACCGACGTCCCCGTCCTCCTCATCGTCACCGAGGGCGGCCTGGCCGTCGTCACCCACGACTGGGGCATGGACGACGTCGTGCTGCACACCTGCGGCCCCGCCGAGCTCGAGGCCCGGATCAAGCTCGCCATCGGCCGGCTCAACGCCCGCCGCGACGCCGACGACCCCGAGTCGCACGTGATCCGGTCGGGTGAGGTCGTCGTCGACGAGGCGACGTACACCGCCAAGATCGGCGGCCGGCCGCTGGACCTGACGTTCAAGGAGTTCGAGCTCCTCAAGTTCCTCGCCCAGCACCCCGGCCGCGTCTTCAGCCGCCAGCAGCTGCTGCAGGAGGTGTGGGGCTACGACTACTTCGGCGGCACCCGCACCGTCGACGTGCACGTACGTCGCCTCCGCGCCAAGCTCGGCCCCGAGAACGAGACCCTGATCGGGACGGTCCGCAACGTCGGCTACCGGTTCGTGCTGCCGGCCAAGGAGGCCGCGGCCAAGGCCGACGCCGCCACGCCGGCACGGGCCGAGCTCGACGCCTGA
- a CDS encoding MoaD/ThiS family protein — translation MSGSSSVDETQAIRVRYWASAKSAAGVDADHLPVDGPISLSEVLTRVVALHPGTRLADVLQVCSALLGDRPVTAEDPAEVMVPPGSSVEFLPPFAGG, via the coding sequence ATGAGCGGCAGTTCGAGCGTGGATGAGACGCAGGCCATCCGCGTGCGCTACTGGGCCTCGGCCAAGTCGGCCGCCGGCGTCGACGCCGACCACCTGCCCGTCGACGGGCCGATCTCGCTCTCCGAGGTGCTCACCCGGGTCGTCGCGCTGCACCCCGGGACCCGCCTGGCCGACGTGCTCCAGGTCTGCTCGGCGCTGCTCGGCGACCGGCCCGTCACCGCCGAGGACCCCGCCGAGGTGATGGTCCCGCCGGGCTCGTCGGTGGAGTTCCTGCCGCCGTTCGCGGGCGGCTGA